A DNA window from Drosophila pseudoobscura strain MV-25-SWS-2005 chromosome 2, UCI_Dpse_MV25, whole genome shotgun sequence contains the following coding sequences:
- the ps gene encoding RNA-binding protein Nova-1 isoform X4, with product MHICMELQQSPLSENGSPNATPGANTPPDTTGATSVTALATATATALALGSVSVSASASVAATAAASTSQQQALPLGNYKTASCWCYGESVCSGIEVEIENNNNNHIHHGETTYHMKILVPAVASGAIIGKGGETIASLQKDTGARVKMSKSHDFYPGTTERVCLITGSTEAIMVVLDFIMDKIREKPDLTTKIIDAESKQTQERDKQVKILVPNSTAGMIIGKGGAFIKQIKEDSGSYVQISQKPKDVSLQERCITIIGDKENNKNACKMILSKIVEDPQSGTCLNVSYADVSGPVANFNPTGSPYATNQNAINSSTASLNSTLGTSIGGANSAASLLVNGTGINLSINLGAPNPAPNLAVANQLLEHIKVAMRGSGYSETVTTEVCNALGVLAKYGVLGMGVGVPHTNGAHSTLGNFLGVTTLDQQTAAANAANASNVFGAVGQVNLEQYAAAAAAAAAASRPTQSQLDAAAVQFDPFRHLGSATAPATPVSLNNNSFGLTAATGAANSAQLGGLSKSPTPGDLSSKDSKNVEVPEMIIGAILGPNGRSLVEIQHVSGANVQISKKGIFAPGTRNRIVTITGQPNAIAKAQFLIEQKITEEETKRARQIPLTTVVN from the exons atgcatatatgt ATGGAGCTGCAACAGTCGCCGCTGAGTGAGAATGGTTCACCGAATGCGACGCCAGGTGCCAATACGCCGCCCGACACGACGGGGGCGACGTCAGTCACAGCCTTagcgacagccacagccacagccctaGCACTGGGCTCGGTATCGGTatcagcatcggcatcagttgctgccacagcagcggcatccACATCCCAGCAGCAAGCATTGCCACTGGGCAACTATAAGACTGCCTCCTGTTGGTGCTACG GTGAGTCAGTTTGTTCTGGAATTGAggttgaaattgaaaataataacaataatcatATTCATCATG GCGAGACAACGTATcacatgaaaatactggtgcCCGCGGTGGCCTCTGGGGCCATCATCGGCAAAGGAGGCGAGACGATCGCCTCCCTGCAGAAGGACACGGGTGCTAGAGTAAAAATGTCCAAGTCGCATGACTTCTATCCAG GCACCACTGAACGCGTCTGCCTGATCACTGGATCCACGGAGGCCATCATGGTCGTGCTGGACTTTATCATGGACAAAATCCGCGAGAAGCCCGACCTGACCACAAAGATCATCGATGCCGAGTCGAAACAGACCCAGGAGCGGGACAAGCAGGTCAAGATCCTGGTGCCCAACTCCACAGCCGGCATGATCATCGGCAAGGGCGGTGCCTTCATCAAACAGATCAAGGAGGACAGCGGCTCCTACGTTCAGATCTCGCAGAAGCCCAAGGATGTCTCGCTGCAGGAGCGCTGCATCACCATCATTGGCGACAAGGAGAACAACAAGAACGCCTGCAAGATGATCCTCTCGAAGATCGTCGAGGACCCGCAGTCGGGCACCTGCCTGAATGTCTCCTACGCGGACGTCAGCGGGCCGGTGGCCAACTTCAATCCGACCGGCTCCCCGTACGCCACCAATCAGAATGCCATCAACTCGAGCACCGCATCGCTCAACTCGACGCTGGGCACCTCCATCGGTGGCGCCAACTCGGCGGCCAGTCTGCTAGTCAACGGCACCGGCATCAACTTGTCCATCAACCTGGGCGCCCCCAACCCGGCGCCCAACCTGGCGGTTGCCAACCAACTGCTCGAGCATATTAAG GTTGCCATGCGCGGCTCTGGCTACTCGGAGACCGTCACCACTGAAGTCTGCAACGCCCTGGGCGTCCTGGCCAAGTACGGAGTCCTCGgcatgggcgtgggcgtgcCCCACACCAACGGTGCTCACTCGACGCTGGGCAATTTCCTGGGCGTGACGACGCTGGACCAGCAGACGGCGGCCGCCAATGCGGCCAACGCCAGCAATGTGTTTGGCGCTGTCGGCCAGGTGAATCTGGAGCAGtatgccgctgcagcagcggctgccgcagccgccAGCCGGCCGACACAGTCGCAGCTGGACGCCGCCGCGGTCCAATTCGATCCATTCCGCCATCTGGGCTCCGCCACGGCGCCGGCCACGCCCGTCTCGCTGAACAACAACAGCTTCGGGCTGACAGCCGCCACGGGAGCGGCGAACAGCGCCCAGCTGGGCGGCCTCAGCAAGAGCCCCACACCCGGGGACCTGAGTTCCAAGGACTCGAAGAACGTGGAGGTGCCCGAGATGATCATCGGCGCAATTCTAG GTCCGAACGGTCGTAGTTTAGTTGAGATTCAACATGTTTCTGGCGCAAATGTGCAAATTTCCAAAAAGGGCATATTCGCACCTGGCACTAGAAATCGCATTGTAACCATTACTGGTCAGCCGAACGCCATTGCCAAAGCGCAGTTTCTAATTGAGCAGAAAATCACCGAGGAGGAGACAAAGAGGGCGCGACAAATTCCATTAACCACTGTTGTGAATTAA
- the ps gene encoding RNA-binding protein Nova-1 isoform X1 produces MDSITTMKTAMDRAAEQLIQQYAIESMSQEQENQRQELQRQQQLQQQQQEQEQEHFIFQYQLLTPTHMPQLASNYQPRHSTNTSSSPSSTHSLASGGGGGGSGGSTNSNSNSYSSGSSSTSTSGISICNSNITAAYSSAVHSYHKKLQANPQYNIQHHQMELQQSPLSENGSPNATPGANTPPDTTGATSVTALATATATALALGSVSVSASASVAATAAASTSQQQALPLGNYKTASCWCYGESVCSGIEVEIENNNNNHIHHGETTYHMKILVPAVASGAIIGKGGETIASLQKDTGARVKMSKSHDFYPGTTERVCLITGSTEAIMVVLDFIMDKIREKPDLTTKIIDAESKQTQERDKQVKILVPNSTAGMIIGKGGAFIKQIKEDSGSYVQISQKPKDVSLQERCITIIGDKENNKNACKMILSKIVEDPQSGTCLNVSYADVSGPVANFNPTGSPYATNQNAINSSTASLNSTLGTSIGGANSAASLLVNGTGINLSINLGAPNPAPNLAVANQLLEHIKVAMRGSGYSETVTTEVCNALGVLAKYGVLGMGVGVPHTNGAHSTLGNFLGVTTLDQQTAAANAANASNVFGAVGQVNLEQYAAAAAAAAAASRPTQSQLDAAAVQFDPFRHLGSATAPATPVSLNNNSFGLTAATGAANSAQLGGLSKSPTPGDLSSKDSKNVEVPEMIIGAILGPNGRSLVEIQHVSGANVQISKKGIFAPGTRNRIVTITGQPNAIAKAQFLIEQKITEEETKRARQIPLTTVVN; encoded by the exons ATGGATAGTATTACGACCATGAAGACGGCCATGGACAGGGCCGCCGAGCAGCTGATACAGCAGTATGCGATTGAATCGATGTCGCAAGAGCAAGAGAATCAGAGGCAAGAACTCcagaggcaacaacaactccagcagcaacaacaagaacaagaacaagaacattTCATATTCCAATATCAGCTATTAACGCCCACACATATGCCGCAATTAGCTAGTAACTATCAGCCACGACATTCCACAAACACGTCGTCGTCGCCCTCATCCACACATTCGCTGGCcagcggtggcggtggcggtggtagTGGTGGCAGcaccaactccaactccaactcctactccagcggcagcagcagcaccagcacaagCGGCATCAGCATCTGCAATAGCAATATCACAGCAGCATACTCATCAGCCGTTCATAGCTACCATAAGAAGCTACAAGCTAATCCCCAATACAATATTCAACACCATCAGATGGAGCTGCAACAGTCGCCGCTGAGTGAGAATGGTTCACCGAATGCGACGCCAGGTGCCAATACGCCGCCCGACACGACGGGGGCGACGTCAGTCACAGCCTTagcgacagccacagccacagccctaGCACTGGGCTCGGTATCGGTatcagcatcggcatcagttgctgccacagcagcggcatccACATCCCAGCAGCAAGCATTGCCACTGGGCAACTATAAGACTGCCTCCTGTTGGTGCTACG GTGAGTCAGTTTGTTCTGGAATTGAggttgaaattgaaaataataacaataatcatATTCATCATG GCGAGACAACGTATcacatgaaaatactggtgcCCGCGGTGGCCTCTGGGGCCATCATCGGCAAAGGAGGCGAGACGATCGCCTCCCTGCAGAAGGACACGGGTGCTAGAGTAAAAATGTCCAAGTCGCATGACTTCTATCCAG GCACCACTGAACGCGTCTGCCTGATCACTGGATCCACGGAGGCCATCATGGTCGTGCTGGACTTTATCATGGACAAAATCCGCGAGAAGCCCGACCTGACCACAAAGATCATCGATGCCGAGTCGAAACAGACCCAGGAGCGGGACAAGCAGGTCAAGATCCTGGTGCCCAACTCCACAGCCGGCATGATCATCGGCAAGGGCGGTGCCTTCATCAAACAGATCAAGGAGGACAGCGGCTCCTACGTTCAGATCTCGCAGAAGCCCAAGGATGTCTCGCTGCAGGAGCGCTGCATCACCATCATTGGCGACAAGGAGAACAACAAGAACGCCTGCAAGATGATCCTCTCGAAGATCGTCGAGGACCCGCAGTCGGGCACCTGCCTGAATGTCTCCTACGCGGACGTCAGCGGGCCGGTGGCCAACTTCAATCCGACCGGCTCCCCGTACGCCACCAATCAGAATGCCATCAACTCGAGCACCGCATCGCTCAACTCGACGCTGGGCACCTCCATCGGTGGCGCCAACTCGGCGGCCAGTCTGCTAGTCAACGGCACCGGCATCAACTTGTCCATCAACCTGGGCGCCCCCAACCCGGCGCCCAACCTGGCGGTTGCCAACCAACTGCTCGAGCATATTAAG GTTGCCATGCGCGGCTCTGGCTACTCGGAGACCGTCACCACTGAAGTCTGCAACGCCCTGGGCGTCCTGGCCAAGTACGGAGTCCTCGgcatgggcgtgggcgtgcCCCACACCAACGGTGCTCACTCGACGCTGGGCAATTTCCTGGGCGTGACGACGCTGGACCAGCAGACGGCGGCCGCCAATGCGGCCAACGCCAGCAATGTGTTTGGCGCTGTCGGCCAGGTGAATCTGGAGCAGtatgccgctgcagcagcggctgccgcagccgccAGCCGGCCGACACAGTCGCAGCTGGACGCCGCCGCGGTCCAATTCGATCCATTCCGCCATCTGGGCTCCGCCACGGCGCCGGCCACGCCCGTCTCGCTGAACAACAACAGCTTCGGGCTGACAGCCGCCACGGGAGCGGCGAACAGCGCCCAGCTGGGCGGCCTCAGCAAGAGCCCCACACCCGGGGACCTGAGTTCCAAGGACTCGAAGAACGTGGAGGTGCCCGAGATGATCATCGGCGCAATTCTAG GTCCGAACGGTCGTAGTTTAGTTGAGATTCAACATGTTTCTGGCGCAAATGTGCAAATTTCCAAAAAGGGCATATTCGCACCTGGCACTAGAAATCGCATTGTAACCATTACTGGTCAGCCGAACGCCATTGCCAAAGCGCAGTTTCTAATTGAGCAGAAAATCACCGAGGAGGAGACAAAGAGGGCGCGACAAATTCCATTAACCACTGTTGTGAATTAA
- the ps gene encoding RNA-binding protein Nova-1 isoform X13, whose product MKILVPAVASGAIIGKGGETIASLQKDTGARVKMSKSHDFYPGTTERVCLITGSTEAIMVVLDFIMDKIREKPDLTTKIIDAESKQTQERDKQVKILVPNSTAGMIIGKGGAFIKQIKEDSGSYVQISQKPKDVSLQERCITIIGDKENNKNACKMILSKIVEDPQSGTCLNVSYADVSGPVANFNPTGSPYATNQNAINSSTASLNSTLGTSIGGANSAASLLVNGTGINLSINLGAPNPAPNLAVANQLLEHIKVAMRGSGYSETVTTEVCNALGVLAKYGVLGMGVGVPHTNGAHSTLGNFLGVTTLDQQTAAANAANASNVFGAVGQVNLEQYAAAAAAAAAASRPTQSQLDAAAVQFDPFRHLGSATAPATPVSLNNNSFGLTAATGAANSAQLGGLSKSPTPGDLSSKDSKNVEVPEMIIGAILGPNGRSLVEIQHVSGANVQISKKGIFAPGTRNRIVTITGQPNAIAKAQFLIEQKITEEETKRARQIPLTTVVN is encoded by the exons atgaaaatactggtgcCCGCGGTGGCCTCTGGGGCCATCATCGGCAAAGGAGGCGAGACGATCGCCTCCCTGCAGAAGGACACGGGTGCTAGAGTAAAAATGTCCAAGTCGCATGACTTCTATCCAG GCACCACTGAACGCGTCTGCCTGATCACTGGATCCACGGAGGCCATCATGGTCGTGCTGGACTTTATCATGGACAAAATCCGCGAGAAGCCCGACCTGACCACAAAGATCATCGATGCCGAGTCGAAACAGACCCAGGAGCGGGACAAGCAGGTCAAGATCCTGGTGCCCAACTCCACAGCCGGCATGATCATCGGCAAGGGCGGTGCCTTCATCAAACAGATCAAGGAGGACAGCGGCTCCTACGTTCAGATCTCGCAGAAGCCCAAGGATGTCTCGCTGCAGGAGCGCTGCATCACCATCATTGGCGACAAGGAGAACAACAAGAACGCCTGCAAGATGATCCTCTCGAAGATCGTCGAGGACCCGCAGTCGGGCACCTGCCTGAATGTCTCCTACGCGGACGTCAGCGGGCCGGTGGCCAACTTCAATCCGACCGGCTCCCCGTACGCCACCAATCAGAATGCCATCAACTCGAGCACCGCATCGCTCAACTCGACGCTGGGCACCTCCATCGGTGGCGCCAACTCGGCGGCCAGTCTGCTAGTCAACGGCACCGGCATCAACTTGTCCATCAACCTGGGCGCCCCCAACCCGGCGCCCAACCTGGCGGTTGCCAACCAACTGCTCGAGCATATTAAG GTTGCCATGCGCGGCTCTGGCTACTCGGAGACCGTCACCACTGAAGTCTGCAACGCCCTGGGCGTCCTGGCCAAGTACGGAGTCCTCGgcatgggcgtgggcgtgcCCCACACCAACGGTGCTCACTCGACGCTGGGCAATTTCCTGGGCGTGACGACGCTGGACCAGCAGACGGCGGCCGCCAATGCGGCCAACGCCAGCAATGTGTTTGGCGCTGTCGGCCAGGTGAATCTGGAGCAGtatgccgctgcagcagcggctgccgcagccgccAGCCGGCCGACACAGTCGCAGCTGGACGCCGCCGCGGTCCAATTCGATCCATTCCGCCATCTGGGCTCCGCCACGGCGCCGGCCACGCCCGTCTCGCTGAACAACAACAGCTTCGGGCTGACAGCCGCCACGGGAGCGGCGAACAGCGCCCAGCTGGGCGGCCTCAGCAAGAGCCCCACACCCGGGGACCTGAGTTCCAAGGACTCGAAGAACGTGGAGGTGCCCGAGATGATCATCGGCGCAATTCTAG GTCCGAACGGTCGTAGTTTAGTTGAGATTCAACATGTTTCTGGCGCAAATGTGCAAATTTCCAAAAAGGGCATATTCGCACCTGGCACTAGAAATCGCATTGTAACCATTACTGGTCAGCCGAACGCCATTGCCAAAGCGCAGTTTCTAATTGAGCAGAAAATCACCGAGGAGGAGACAAAGAGGGCGCGACAAATTCCATTAACCACTGTTGTGAATTAA
- the ps gene encoding RNA-binding protein Nova-1 isoform X9, translating into MAEDGTMETCPSPEIGDSRKRPLDSDPENEQTKRSHFSSGESVCSGIEVEIENNNNNHIHHGETTYHMKILVPAVASGAIIGKGGETIASLQKDTGARVKMSKSHDFYPGTTERVCLITGSTEAIMVVLDFIMDKIREKPDLTTKIIDAESKQTQERDKQVKILVPNSTAGMIIGKGGAFIKQIKEDSGSYVQISQKPKDVSLQERCITIIGDKENNKNACKMILSKIVEDPQSGTCLNVSYADVSGPVANFNPTGSPYATNQNAINSSTASLNSTLGTSIGGANSAASLLVNGTGINLSINLGAPNPAPNLAVANQLLEHIKVAMRGSGYSETVTTEVCNALGVLAKYGVLGMGVGVPHTNGAHSTLGNFLGVTTLDQQTAAANAANASNVFGAVGQVNLEQYAAAAAAAAAASRPTQSQLDAAAVQFDPFRHLGSATAPATPVSLNNNSFGLTAATGAANSAQLGGLSKSPTPGDLSSKDSKNVEVPEMIIGAILGPNGRSLVEIQHVSGANVQISKKGIFAPGTRNRIVTITGQPNAIAKAQFLIEQKITEEETKRARQIPLTTVVN; encoded by the exons ATGGCCGAAGACGGTACCATGGAGACATGTCCAAGTCCTGAGATCGGCGATTCGCGCAAAAGGCCGCTCGATTCCGATCCGGAAAATGAACAAACTAAACGCTCACATTTCAGTTCCG GTGAGTCAGTTTGTTCTGGAATTGAggttgaaattgaaaataataacaataatcatATTCATCATG GCGAGACAACGTATcacatgaaaatactggtgcCCGCGGTGGCCTCTGGGGCCATCATCGGCAAAGGAGGCGAGACGATCGCCTCCCTGCAGAAGGACACGGGTGCTAGAGTAAAAATGTCCAAGTCGCATGACTTCTATCCAG GCACCACTGAACGCGTCTGCCTGATCACTGGATCCACGGAGGCCATCATGGTCGTGCTGGACTTTATCATGGACAAAATCCGCGAGAAGCCCGACCTGACCACAAAGATCATCGATGCCGAGTCGAAACAGACCCAGGAGCGGGACAAGCAGGTCAAGATCCTGGTGCCCAACTCCACAGCCGGCATGATCATCGGCAAGGGCGGTGCCTTCATCAAACAGATCAAGGAGGACAGCGGCTCCTACGTTCAGATCTCGCAGAAGCCCAAGGATGTCTCGCTGCAGGAGCGCTGCATCACCATCATTGGCGACAAGGAGAACAACAAGAACGCCTGCAAGATGATCCTCTCGAAGATCGTCGAGGACCCGCAGTCGGGCACCTGCCTGAATGTCTCCTACGCGGACGTCAGCGGGCCGGTGGCCAACTTCAATCCGACCGGCTCCCCGTACGCCACCAATCAGAATGCCATCAACTCGAGCACCGCATCGCTCAACTCGACGCTGGGCACCTCCATCGGTGGCGCCAACTCGGCGGCCAGTCTGCTAGTCAACGGCACCGGCATCAACTTGTCCATCAACCTGGGCGCCCCCAACCCGGCGCCCAACCTGGCGGTTGCCAACCAACTGCTCGAGCATATTAAG GTTGCCATGCGCGGCTCTGGCTACTCGGAGACCGTCACCACTGAAGTCTGCAACGCCCTGGGCGTCCTGGCCAAGTACGGAGTCCTCGgcatgggcgtgggcgtgcCCCACACCAACGGTGCTCACTCGACGCTGGGCAATTTCCTGGGCGTGACGACGCTGGACCAGCAGACGGCGGCCGCCAATGCGGCCAACGCCAGCAATGTGTTTGGCGCTGTCGGCCAGGTGAATCTGGAGCAGtatgccgctgcagcagcggctgccgcagccgccAGCCGGCCGACACAGTCGCAGCTGGACGCCGCCGCGGTCCAATTCGATCCATTCCGCCATCTGGGCTCCGCCACGGCGCCGGCCACGCCCGTCTCGCTGAACAACAACAGCTTCGGGCTGACAGCCGCCACGGGAGCGGCGAACAGCGCCCAGCTGGGCGGCCTCAGCAAGAGCCCCACACCCGGGGACCTGAGTTCCAAGGACTCGAAGAACGTGGAGGTGCCCGAGATGATCATCGGCGCAATTCTAG GTCCGAACGGTCGTAGTTTAGTTGAGATTCAACATGTTTCTGGCGCAAATGTGCAAATTTCCAAAAAGGGCATATTCGCACCTGGCACTAGAAATCGCATTGTAACCATTACTGGTCAGCCGAACGCCATTGCCAAAGCGCAGTTTCTAATTGAGCAGAAAATCACCGAGGAGGAGACAAAGAGGGCGCGACAAATTCCATTAACCACTGTTGTGAATTAA
- the ps gene encoding RNA-binding protein Nova-1 isoform X12 has product MHDSLQKGETTYHMKILVPAVASGAIIGKGGETIASLQKDTGARVKMSKSHDFYPGTTERVCLITGSTEAIMVVLDFIMDKIREKPDLTTKIIDAESKQTQERDKQVKILVPNSTAGMIIGKGGAFIKQIKEDSGSYVQISQKPKDVSLQERCITIIGDKENNKNACKMILSKIVEDPQSGTCLNVSYADVSGPVANFNPTGSPYATNQNAINSSTASLNSTLGTSIGGANSAASLLVNGTGINLSINLGAPNPAPNLAVANQLLEHIKVAMRGSGYSETVTTEVCNALGVLAKYGVLGMGVGVPHTNGAHSTLGNFLGVTTLDQQTAAANAANASNVFGAVGQVNLEQYAAAAAAAAAASRPTQSQLDAAAVQFDPFRHLGSATAPATPVSLNNNSFGLTAATGAANSAQLGGLSKSPTPGDLSSKDSKNVEVPEMIIGAILGPNGRSLVEIQHVSGANVQISKKGIFAPGTRNRIVTITGQPNAIAKAQFLIEQKITEEETKRARQIPLTTVVN; this is encoded by the exons GCGAGACAACGTATcacatgaaaatactggtgcCCGCGGTGGCCTCTGGGGCCATCATCGGCAAAGGAGGCGAGACGATCGCCTCCCTGCAGAAGGACACGGGTGCTAGAGTAAAAATGTCCAAGTCGCATGACTTCTATCCAG GCACCACTGAACGCGTCTGCCTGATCACTGGATCCACGGAGGCCATCATGGTCGTGCTGGACTTTATCATGGACAAAATCCGCGAGAAGCCCGACCTGACCACAAAGATCATCGATGCCGAGTCGAAACAGACCCAGGAGCGGGACAAGCAGGTCAAGATCCTGGTGCCCAACTCCACAGCCGGCATGATCATCGGCAAGGGCGGTGCCTTCATCAAACAGATCAAGGAGGACAGCGGCTCCTACGTTCAGATCTCGCAGAAGCCCAAGGATGTCTCGCTGCAGGAGCGCTGCATCACCATCATTGGCGACAAGGAGAACAACAAGAACGCCTGCAAGATGATCCTCTCGAAGATCGTCGAGGACCCGCAGTCGGGCACCTGCCTGAATGTCTCCTACGCGGACGTCAGCGGGCCGGTGGCCAACTTCAATCCGACCGGCTCCCCGTACGCCACCAATCAGAATGCCATCAACTCGAGCACCGCATCGCTCAACTCGACGCTGGGCACCTCCATCGGTGGCGCCAACTCGGCGGCCAGTCTGCTAGTCAACGGCACCGGCATCAACTTGTCCATCAACCTGGGCGCCCCCAACCCGGCGCCCAACCTGGCGGTTGCCAACCAACTGCTCGAGCATATTAAG GTTGCCATGCGCGGCTCTGGCTACTCGGAGACCGTCACCACTGAAGTCTGCAACGCCCTGGGCGTCCTGGCCAAGTACGGAGTCCTCGgcatgggcgtgggcgtgcCCCACACCAACGGTGCTCACTCGACGCTGGGCAATTTCCTGGGCGTGACGACGCTGGACCAGCAGACGGCGGCCGCCAATGCGGCCAACGCCAGCAATGTGTTTGGCGCTGTCGGCCAGGTGAATCTGGAGCAGtatgccgctgcagcagcggctgccgcagccgccAGCCGGCCGACACAGTCGCAGCTGGACGCCGCCGCGGTCCAATTCGATCCATTCCGCCATCTGGGCTCCGCCACGGCGCCGGCCACGCCCGTCTCGCTGAACAACAACAGCTTCGGGCTGACAGCCGCCACGGGAGCGGCGAACAGCGCCCAGCTGGGCGGCCTCAGCAAGAGCCCCACACCCGGGGACCTGAGTTCCAAGGACTCGAAGAACGTGGAGGTGCCCGAGATGATCATCGGCGCAATTCTAG GTCCGAACGGTCGTAGTTTAGTTGAGATTCAACATGTTTCTGGCGCAAATGTGCAAATTTCCAAAAAGGGCATATTCGCACCTGGCACTAGAAATCGCATTGTAACCATTACTGGTCAGCCGAACGCCATTGCCAAAGCGCAGTTTCTAATTGAGCAGAAAATCACCGAGGAGGAGACAAAGAGGGCGCGACAAATTCCATTAACCACTGTTGTGAATTAA
- the ps gene encoding RNA-binding protein Nova-1 isoform X11 — protein sequence MAEDGTMETCPSPEIGDSRKRPLDSDPENEQTKRSHFSSGETTYHMKILVPAVASGAIIGKGGETIASLQKDTGARVKMSKSHDFYPGTTERVCLITGSTEAIMVVLDFIMDKIREKPDLTTKIIDAESKQTQERDKQVKILVPNSTAGMIIGKGGAFIKQIKEDSGSYVQISQKPKDVSLQERCITIIGDKENNKNACKMILSKIVEDPQSGTCLNVSYADVSGPVANFNPTGSPYATNQNAINSSTASLNSTLGTSIGGANSAASLLVNGTGINLSINLGAPNPAPNLAVANQLLEHIKVAMRGSGYSETVTTEVCNALGVLAKYGVLGMGVGVPHTNGAHSTLGNFLGVTTLDQQTAAANAANASNVFGAVGQVNLEQYAAAAAAAAAASRPTQSQLDAAAVQFDPFRHLGSATAPATPVSLNNNSFGLTAATGAANSAQLGGLSKSPTPGDLSSKDSKNVEVPEMIIGAILGPNGRSLVEIQHVSGANVQISKKGIFAPGTRNRIVTITGQPNAIAKAQFLIEQKITEEETKRARQIPLTTVVN from the exons ATGGCCGAAGACGGTACCATGGAGACATGTCCAAGTCCTGAGATCGGCGATTCGCGCAAAAGGCCGCTCGATTCCGATCCGGAAAATGAACAAACTAAACGCTCACATTTCAGTTCCG GCGAGACAACGTATcacatgaaaatactggtgcCCGCGGTGGCCTCTGGGGCCATCATCGGCAAAGGAGGCGAGACGATCGCCTCCCTGCAGAAGGACACGGGTGCTAGAGTAAAAATGTCCAAGTCGCATGACTTCTATCCAG GCACCACTGAACGCGTCTGCCTGATCACTGGATCCACGGAGGCCATCATGGTCGTGCTGGACTTTATCATGGACAAAATCCGCGAGAAGCCCGACCTGACCACAAAGATCATCGATGCCGAGTCGAAACAGACCCAGGAGCGGGACAAGCAGGTCAAGATCCTGGTGCCCAACTCCACAGCCGGCATGATCATCGGCAAGGGCGGTGCCTTCATCAAACAGATCAAGGAGGACAGCGGCTCCTACGTTCAGATCTCGCAGAAGCCCAAGGATGTCTCGCTGCAGGAGCGCTGCATCACCATCATTGGCGACAAGGAGAACAACAAGAACGCCTGCAAGATGATCCTCTCGAAGATCGTCGAGGACCCGCAGTCGGGCACCTGCCTGAATGTCTCCTACGCGGACGTCAGCGGGCCGGTGGCCAACTTCAATCCGACCGGCTCCCCGTACGCCACCAATCAGAATGCCATCAACTCGAGCACCGCATCGCTCAACTCGACGCTGGGCACCTCCATCGGTGGCGCCAACTCGGCGGCCAGTCTGCTAGTCAACGGCACCGGCATCAACTTGTCCATCAACCTGGGCGCCCCCAACCCGGCGCCCAACCTGGCGGTTGCCAACCAACTGCTCGAGCATATTAAG GTTGCCATGCGCGGCTCTGGCTACTCGGAGACCGTCACCACTGAAGTCTGCAACGCCCTGGGCGTCCTGGCCAAGTACGGAGTCCTCGgcatgggcgtgggcgtgcCCCACACCAACGGTGCTCACTCGACGCTGGGCAATTTCCTGGGCGTGACGACGCTGGACCAGCAGACGGCGGCCGCCAATGCGGCCAACGCCAGCAATGTGTTTGGCGCTGTCGGCCAGGTGAATCTGGAGCAGtatgccgctgcagcagcggctgccgcagccgccAGCCGGCCGACACAGTCGCAGCTGGACGCCGCCGCGGTCCAATTCGATCCATTCCGCCATCTGGGCTCCGCCACGGCGCCGGCCACGCCCGTCTCGCTGAACAACAACAGCTTCGGGCTGACAGCCGCCACGGGAGCGGCGAACAGCGCCCAGCTGGGCGGCCTCAGCAAGAGCCCCACACCCGGGGACCTGAGTTCCAAGGACTCGAAGAACGTGGAGGTGCCCGAGATGATCATCGGCGCAATTCTAG GTCCGAACGGTCGTAGTTTAGTTGAGATTCAACATGTTTCTGGCGCAAATGTGCAAATTTCCAAAAAGGGCATATTCGCACCTGGCACTAGAAATCGCATTGTAACCATTACTGGTCAGCCGAACGCCATTGCCAAAGCGCAGTTTCTAATTGAGCAGAAAATCACCGAGGAGGAGACAAAGAGGGCGCGACAAATTCCATTAACCACTGTTGTGAATTAA